In Pirellulales bacterium, the genomic window ACTTGCCGCAGACCCACACCGTGTCGACGGCCACCTCAGGCGGCCTGTCGGTACGCACGTTCACCCTGAGCAGCCACAAGTTGCTCGACGCCAAGTGACGTTGTTGCAAGGTAACCCGTCAGCGAAGAAACCGAGAGCCGCGATCGCGCGACCGCTCAGAATCTCGTGTAAGATGGCTTGCGGTCCGATACACGGAACATCAGATCACGCGAGCTGCGGAGGTGAGCCATGCAACGTGCGCCGCTTTGTGGACTGTCGGTCCTGGCTATGCTGGTAGCGTCCTACTCATGCGGCGTTTTTGCCGCTGAGCCGGGCCCCGATCCGAATAAGCTGATTGGCCGGTTGGTCGATGCCCAGGGCCAACCGATCGCCGGCGCTCAGGTTTCGCAACACGATATCACCTGCCGCCCCATCTCCGCAGCGCTGCCGATCATCACCGATAGCGCCGGTAACTTCGAACTGCCCTCGACCCCCGGAGCGCCTTTGCACGTCGCTGAATTGGCTGCGCTTGCGGTCGTGACCGCGGCGGGCAATTACTTCGAAGTCAACACGCCCGTGATGCCCGAGGCGGCTGGCCGAATTGAAATTCCGATCCCCACGCTATTGACGGCGCAGGCCAAGGCGCCCGACAAGGTGGGCATTGGCGAATTGGCGGGCGTGGTCGTCGATCAGGACGGAAATCCGCTCGCGGATGTCGAAGTACACCCGTGGGATTGGTACCCGCGCTACCGCACGAAGACCAACAAGGACGGCGTCTTTCGCGTTCCGCTATTAGGGCGCGGGGCCAAGGTGGAAGTCCGCTTCAAGAAAGAGGGATTCTCGCCCGAGACGTTTATTCACGCACCGACCGGCACGCCCGGCTGGGTCGTCGCGCTCGGCAAAGAAACATCGATCTCGGGCACCGTGCGCGATGCCGACGGAAAACCGGCCGCCGGCGCTTTGATTCGCGCCAATCAGGGACCGAAGTCGGCTGACGGGGTGATGATCACGACAATCTGGACCGAAACCAAGAGCGACGATCAGGGCCGCTATCAGCTTTTTCTGCAGCCTGACGTCTACGAACTGCTGATCAGGACCCCCGAGCAAGGCGTCCTGCACCAGACCAACGTGGTGGTCGCGCGCGGCTCCGCCGAGCGCGACCTGGAGCTGGCTGCGGGCGTTGCATTTCGCGCCGTCGTTGTCGACGCGCAAACCGAGGAACCGGTCGCCGGCGTTCGACTGTGGAATCGGCAGCACAAGGACGTCGAAGGCCGCTCGAATGCCGATGGCCTGGTGATCATACCTGGCATGCTCCCCGGTACATTCGAGTTCAGCATCGACGCTCCCAGCTATCGTCGCTGGTGGAGCGAGGAAGCGAAGAGCCCTTGGAACCGGCGCTCGGTTGCCAAGCCGGAACTGAAGTGGCAGCGAAATTTCGACCACCTCGATTTCGATCTGCGACCCGGCATGCCGACGGCCAAAATCTTCGTCGAGAAGGGGGTGCGCATCCGCGGGCGCGTGGTCGACCCCGACGGTCGGCCGGTCGCCGGCGCAACCGCGGCGCCGGCCCTGACGGGCAGTGGCAACTCGCTGACGGGCGACACGCGTTTCAGCGTACCAACCAAGGCCGACGGCAGTTTTGAAATGCTACTGCCGGCCAGCAATGACGCGCAATACAACCTGGTTGCCCACGACGGCAAATACGAGGAGTGGCGCAAATGGGCCAACGGTGTCTTGCCGCCGTTCACGACCGTGCCGGGACAGGAAATCGACGACGTCGAAATCCGACTCACCCGCGGCGCCACGGTGCGCGGCCAAGTGGTCGATGCCAAGGGCAAGCCGGTCCCATTCTGCGAGGTGCGGGCTCACGCGGCTGACCTCTTGGAAAATCGATATTACGATCCCACGGTCAAAACCGGCGCCAACGGCAAATTCGAGCTCATGTTCATTCGTCCCGGCAAACAGTTCATTCAATGCGCCCCGCTGTTCCTGCTCGCTCGGGACGCGCCCGCCAAATCGAGCGTGGAGTTGAAGCTCGCCGAAGGACAATCGGTCGACGACGTCGAGCTGGTGACCGGCGGCCCGCCGGCGCAACTGCAGCTGAAATAACAGACGCAATTTGTCGTAAACGAGGCACCAGGAGAAATCCAAATGAGAACTAGCGCGCGGCATATCCTCGTCATGGCATTACTGGCGTACTGGGGTCTTGCCGGCGCCGCGACGTCCTCGAAAGCAGCCCCCGTGGTTTTTAGCCTCGACAGTGCGCAAAGCACCATCACACTTTCGGTGCAAGCGGAAGGCGGAACCGTGGTCTCGACGGCCCAGACTCCAGGGAGCGACACGACGAGCCTTTCAGGCACGTTCGATATTGATCTGGAACCAGGGTCGATCCAGTTTTTGTCAACCAACGATACGCATTTCGCGCTGCAGTCGGTTCCGCAGGCCCCGCTCGCGAATGCATCGCCTGGCACGGCTCCCGCCCAATATGGACTAAGCATTGCCCTCAGCGGCATAGCTACCGGCGTCGTTGCAGCGCGCGATTATGTGGCCGACGCTACCAGTGGCGTTCTCCCGCTCGCCAACGGTGCGTTTGATGCAACCGGGGTATCGCTCGGCGTGTCCGCCGGCACGACGTCCTATAATCTCGTCGTCTTAGGCTCGCCTCTGGTGGGAACCTTCGGCGACCTGATTCCAGTGCCAAACCAGCTGCCGGGCGGCACGCTCACACGTTCCGGCGACGTCTATACGCTGACTGCGCCGATTTTGGCAATGGGTTCGATCGACGCCAACGGAATCGCGCTGTTCGACGTATTCACGGGCCAGGTCGTGGCCACGGCCGTTGTGCCGGAACCATCGAGCTTGCTACTTGCCACGTCTATTATTGTGCCGTTGCTAGAGTTGGGCCGGCGGCGGCGCAGATGCTGACTTCAGTTCGCGCACACGCGCCTCAGACGATTTGCCGGTGCGATCCTCGAATATCGGTCGCGGTTTTAGTGTAGAATGACAGGCCCCATTACCGCTCGCTTCCCGCCCGGCCTCATGCGATTGCTGAATCCAATCATCACGATGCGTGTGCTGTCTTTACTCCTAGCGGTGTGTGCCTGTGCAGTACCCACACTGGCCGCGGAGAACTGGCCCGAGTTTCGCGGCCCACGCGGCGACGGCACCTCGACGTCCGTGGGGCTGCCGACCGAGTGGAGCGAGACCGAGCACATCAAGTGGAAGACGCCGATCCACGATCGCGGCTGGTCTTCGCCGGTCATCTGGAACCAGCAGATCTGGCTGACCACCGCCACGCGCGACGGCAAGCAGTTGTTCGCCGTGTGCGTCGACCGCGACACCGGCAAGATCACGCACGACCTTCTGCTGTTCGAAATCGCCGAGCCGCAGTTCTGTCACGCCTTTAATAGTTACGCCTCGCCGACGCCGGCCATCGAAGAGGGACGCGTGTATGTCCATTTCGGATCGGCCGGCACCGCCTGCATCGACACCGAGACCGGCAAGACCCTATGGACGCGACAGGACTTGCCGTGCAATCACTTTCGCGGCGCCGGCTCGTCCCCCATCCTTTACGGCAACTTGCTGGTCGTGGCCTACGATGGATTCGATTTCAATTATGTCGTCGCCTTCGACAAACGGACGGGCAAGACCGCCTGGCAGCGCGACCGCAACATCGCTTATGAAAACGATGATGGTGACCAGCATAAGGCCTATTGCACGGCGCAAATCATCGAGGTCGACGGCCGGCCGCAACTGGTTTATCCGAGCGCCGGCGCGACGATCGCTTATGAACCGAACACGGGCGAAGAGATCTGGCGCGTGCAGCACGGCGGCATGAATGCCGCGGCGCGCCCGCTCTTTGGCAACGGCCGACTGTACCTGAACACCGCCGATGGCGGCTTCAAGCTGTTCGCCCTGCGCACCGGCGGCACCGGGGACGTGACCGATACGCACGTCGAATGGAAGTGCAAGGAGGGCGTTCCCAGCCGCCCCTCGCAGTTGCTCATCGGCGAGCGGATTTTCATGGTCCACGATCGGGGCGTGGCCACGTGCCTGGACGCGAATACCGGCAAGCCAATCTGGCAAAAGCGGTTGGGGGGCGATTTTTCGGCCTCGCCGGTATCGGCGGCTGGCAAGATTTACTTTCCCAGCCAGGACGGCCGCACGTTTGTCGTGGCGGCTGACGATAATTTCCAACTGTTGGCCACAAACACGCTGGATATTGGCTGCATGGCCTCGCCGGCTGTGTATGATAAGGCCTTGTTCCTGCGCACGGAGGCAAACCTGTACCGTATCGAGGATTGAGAGCCCTCGGTTAAAACTCAATCGATCGCGGGGCGGCGATCCCAAGTAGCTGCAAGCGTCCGATCAGGCGGTCAGGCGCGGCAGCGGAGTTCGACGATGACCGCCGTGCTGCGCGAATGCCTTTCCGCCTGTCGGAGTTCGGCCGAGATCCGGCAAGATTCTCTTGCCACTTCGCGTTTCGTCCCGCACCCGCCTGTGCCCGCTGATCCGCACAGTATTTCACGGCGCGCGTTCGTCCTGGCCGGCGCCTATGTGCTGTCGTCGCTGCGTCCGTCGTCGCTTCGCGCACAAGACGCGTCACAGCCGCCGCGGGTCCGCAATCCGCGCATCTTGTTCATCACCAGTCCGGACGAGCCGGAGTGCGACAAGGAGCTGGCCCGGCTGCGCGCTCCGGGCGCAGACTTCGCGCGCTTGCAATCGGTCGGCTGGAAAATCGGCGCCGGCCCGGAAAATCATTTGCAGATCGTGGATCGCTCGGCCATTCCCGAGCTGGTCTCTCAGTTGGACGTGAAGCACTATCCGACCGTGGCCTGCATTGATGGAGAGCGCATCGTCCGCTCGTTTCAGGCGGGCTGCACGACCCCCTTGGATATGTGGACCTTTGGCTGGCTGGCCAAAGGGATCGACGAG contains:
- a CDS encoding PQQ-binding-like beta-propeller repeat protein, with the protein product MRVLSLLLAVCACAVPTLAAENWPEFRGPRGDGTSTSVGLPTEWSETEHIKWKTPIHDRGWSSPVIWNQQIWLTTATRDGKQLFAVCVDRDTGKITHDLLLFEIAEPQFCHAFNSYASPTPAIEEGRVYVHFGSAGTACIDTETGKTLWTRQDLPCNHFRGAGSSPILYGNLLVVAYDGFDFNYVVAFDKRTGKTAWQRDRNIAYENDDGDQHKAYCTAQIIEVDGRPQLVYPSAGATIAYEPNTGEEIWRVQHGGMNAAARPLFGNGRLYLNTADGGFKLFALRTGGTGDVTDTHVEWKCKEGVPSRPSQLLIGERIFMVHDRGVATCLDANTGKPIWQKRLGGDFSASPVSAAGKIYFPSQDGRTFVVAADDNFQLLATNTLDIGCMASPAVYDKALFLRTEANLYRIED
- a CDS encoding carboxypeptidase-like regulatory domain-containing protein — encoded protein: MQRAPLCGLSVLAMLVASYSCGVFAAEPGPDPNKLIGRLVDAQGQPIAGAQVSQHDITCRPISAALPIITDSAGNFELPSTPGAPLHVAELAALAVVTAAGNYFEVNTPVMPEAAGRIEIPIPTLLTAQAKAPDKVGIGELAGVVVDQDGNPLADVEVHPWDWYPRYRTKTNKDGVFRVPLLGRGAKVEVRFKKEGFSPETFIHAPTGTPGWVVALGKETSISGTVRDADGKPAAGALIRANQGPKSADGVMITTIWTETKSDDQGRYQLFLQPDVYELLIRTPEQGVLHQTNVVVARGSAERDLELAAGVAFRAVVVDAQTEEPVAGVRLWNRQHKDVEGRSNADGLVIIPGMLPGTFEFSIDAPSYRRWWSEEAKSPWNRRSVAKPELKWQRNFDHLDFDLRPGMPTAKIFVEKGVRIRGRVVDPDGRPVAGATAAPALTGSGNSLTGDTRFSVPTKADGSFEMLLPASNDAQYNLVAHDGKYEEWRKWANGVLPPFTTVPGQEIDDVEIRLTRGATVRGQVVDAKGKPVPFCEVRAHAADLLENRYYDPTVKTGANGKFELMFIRPGKQFIQCAPLFLLARDAPAKSSVELKLAEGQSVDDVELVTGGPPAQLQLK